The Candidatus Neomarinimicrobiota bacterium genome contains the following window.
AAGAAATATACGATATGTTTCTGCAAAAATGAGAGAAGGTATTGAGATACGTATGGATGGTATTTAAAAGCTGCAAATTATGAGGAAAACATACGCGCGTGATTAATGGGGCGTTCCATGCTGGCCTTCTGGTTGCGTTTCGGCCGGTACGTACCGGAAGTTAATTTTGCCCTTTTTGCAAAACATGATTTCTGTTATTGGAGCCAAGAACCGGGAAATTGCAGTTGAGAAATATGATATGCACAAGGTTAACCGGTTAATTATTGAAGTCATTGGGCTAAAAAGCAATTGAGCGGTGGTACTTAAATATGCGGTTAATTGTTAAGCGGGTTATGGATATCGTTGGTGCCTTGGCGGGTCTCGTTGTTGCCTTTCCGCTTATGCTTTTGACTGCCCTTTTAATCCGGTTAAATATGGGTTCTCCCGTAATTTTTCGCCAGTTGCGT
Protein-coding sequences here:
- a CDS encoding sugar transferase, yielding MRLIVKRVMDIVGALAGLVVAFPLMLLTALLIRLNMGSPVIFRQLR